One window of Enterobacter sp. RHBSTW-00175 genomic DNA carries:
- the modC gene encoding molybdenum ABC transporter ATP-binding protein ModC: protein MLELNFTQTLGDHCLTLNETLPASGITAIFGVSGAGKTSLINAISGLTRPQSGRIVLNKHVLNDVENKIYLSPDKRRIGYVFQDARLFPHYSVRGNLRYGMAKSMAGQFEKLVALLGIEQLLDRLPSSLSGGEKQRVAIGRALLTAPELLLLDEPLASLDIPRKRELLPYLQRLAREINIPMLYVSHSLDEILHLADKVLVLENGSVKAFGNLEEVWGSSVMHPWLPKEQQSSILKVSVLEHHPHYAMTALALGDQHLWVNRIDKPLQSALRIRIQASDVSLVLQPPLQTSIRNILRAKVAQCFDDNAQVEVQLEVGSKTLWARISPWARDELGIKPGLWLYAQIKSVSITT, encoded by the coding sequence ATGCTGGAGCTGAATTTCACCCAGACGCTGGGCGACCATTGCCTGACGCTGAACGAGACCCTGCCGGCGAGCGGCATTACGGCTATTTTTGGCGTCTCTGGCGCGGGGAAAACCTCGCTGATTAACGCCATTAGCGGTCTGACTCGCCCTCAGTCAGGTCGTATCGTATTGAATAAGCACGTCTTAAATGACGTGGAAAACAAAATTTACCTGTCACCGGATAAACGGCGCATCGGTTACGTTTTCCAGGATGCAAGGTTATTCCCGCACTACAGCGTGCGCGGTAATCTGCGTTACGGCATGGCGAAAAGCATGGCCGGGCAGTTTGAGAAGCTCGTTGCGTTGTTGGGCATTGAACAACTGCTCGACCGCCTTCCGTCTTCGCTTTCTGGCGGTGAGAAACAGCGTGTTGCCATTGGGCGTGCATTACTGACCGCACCGGAATTACTGTTGCTGGATGAGCCGCTGGCATCGCTGGATATCCCGCGTAAGCGCGAACTGCTGCCGTATCTGCAACGCCTGGCCCGCGAAATTAATATCCCGATGCTCTACGTCAGCCATTCGCTTGATGAAATTCTGCATCTGGCAGACAAAGTGCTGGTGCTGGAAAACGGCAGTGTGAAAGCGTTTGGCAATCTGGAAGAGGTGTGGGGCAGCAGCGTCATGCATCCGTGGCTGCCGAAAGAGCAACAGAGCAGTATCCTGAAGGTCAGTGTGCTGGAGCATCATCCGCACTACGCAATGACCGCGCTGGCGCTCGGCGATCAGCATTTGTGGGTCAATAGGATTGATAAACCGCTTCAGTCTGCGTTGCGTATTCGCATTCAGGCCTCGGATGTCTCTCTGGTGCTGCAACCACCTCTGCAAACCAGCATTCGTAATATTCTGCGCGCCAAAGTGGCTCAGTGTTTTGATGATAACGCCCAGGTGGAAGTGCAGCTCGAGGTTGGCAGCAAAACGCTGTGGGCGCGTATCAGCCCGTGGGCCAGAGATGAGTTGGGGATCAAACCTGGCCTGTGGCTTTACGCGCAAATCAAGAGTGTCTCGATCACCACCTGA
- a CDS encoding AcrZ family multidrug efflux pump-associated protein, with protein MLELLKSLVFAVFMVPVVMALILGAIYGLGEVFNVFSNIGHKDQPKKQH; from the coding sequence ATGTTAGAGTTGTTGAAAAGTCTGGTATTCGCCGTGTTCATGGTACCAGTGGTGATGGCTCTCATCCTCGGTGCTATCTACGGCCTGGGTGAAGTGTTCAACGTGTTTTCGAACATCGGTCATAAAGACCAGCCTAAAAAGCAGCATTAA
- the modB gene encoding molybdate ABC transporter permease subunit produces MILTDPEWQAVLLSLKVSSLAVVLSLPFGIFFAWLLVRCKFPGKALLDSILHLPLVLPPVVVGYLLLIAMGRRGFIGERLYDWFGLTFAFSWRGAVLAAAVMSFPLMVRAIRLALEGVDLKLEQAARTLGAGRWRVFLTITLPLTLPGIIVGTVLAFARSLGEFGATITFVSNIPGETRTIPSAMYTLIQTPGGESAAARLCIISIVLALVSLLVSEWLARISRERMGK; encoded by the coding sequence ATGATATTGACCGATCCTGAATGGCAGGCCGTGCTGCTGAGCCTTAAAGTCTCTTCCCTGGCCGTTGTGCTGAGTTTGCCTTTTGGGATCTTCTTTGCCTGGTTACTGGTTCGCTGTAAGTTTCCAGGCAAAGCCCTGCTCGACAGTATTCTTCATCTTCCTCTCGTTTTACCCCCGGTTGTGGTGGGCTACCTGTTGCTGATTGCGATGGGGCGGCGCGGTTTTATCGGCGAAAGGCTATATGACTGGTTTGGCCTGACGTTTGCGTTTAGCTGGCGCGGGGCGGTACTGGCGGCGGCAGTGATGTCCTTCCCGCTGATGGTGCGGGCAATTCGCCTGGCGCTGGAAGGTGTTGATCTCAAACTTGAACAGGCGGCACGTACGTTAGGCGCAGGTCGCTGGCGCGTGTTTCTGACCATTACCTTACCGCTCACGCTGCCGGGCATTATCGTCGGTACCGTGCTGGCCTTTGCCCGTTCACTGGGCGAGTTCGGGGCGACCATAACTTTTGTGTCAAACATCCCGGGCGAAACGCGCACCATTCCATCGGCTATGTATACCCTTATTCAGACGCCTGGCGGTGAAAGCGCGGCGGCAAGACTTTGTATTATCTCTATTGTTCTGGCGCTGGTTTCACTGCTGGTTTCAGAATGGCTGGCGCGTATCAGCCGTGAACGGATGGGGAAATAA
- the modF gene encoding molybdate ABC transporter ATP-binding protein ModF: MSSLHISQGTFRLSDTRTLALPDLTLRAGESWAFVGTNGSGKSALARALAGELTQLKGERQCGFTRLTRLSFEQLQKLVSDEWQRNNTDLLSPGEEDTGRTTAEIIQDEIKDSARCQHLAEQFGITALLDRRFKYLSTGETRKTLLCQALMSEPELLILDEPFDGLDVQSRAQLAALLEKLNQQGYTLVLVLNRFDEIPDFVQHAGVLADCSLIETGEKVALLEQALIAQLAHSEKLDGISLPEPDAPSARHGLDPHQPRIVLHNGVVSYNDRPILNQLSWTVNPGDHWQITGPNGAGKSTLLSLITGDHPQGYSNDLTLFGRRRGSGETIWDIKKHIGYVSSSLHLDYRVSTTVRNVILSGFFDSIGIYQAVSDKQHKLAQQWLDILGMDNRVADAPFHSLSWGQQRLALIVRALVKHPTLLILDEPLQGLDPLNRQLIRRFVDVLIGEGETQLLFVSHHAEDAPSCITHRLEFIPDGECYRYLLSKID; the protein is encoded by the coding sequence ATGTCATCATTGCATATTTCGCAAGGCACGTTTCGTCTTAGCGATACCCGAACGCTGGCGCTTCCTGATTTAACGTTACGCGCAGGTGAAAGCTGGGCCTTTGTCGGCACAAACGGTAGCGGTAAATCCGCCCTGGCGCGCGCGCTGGCAGGCGAGCTAACTCAGCTTAAAGGTGAGCGTCAGTGCGGTTTTACACGCCTGACTCGCCTCTCGTTTGAGCAACTGCAAAAGCTGGTCAGCGATGAGTGGCAACGTAACAACACCGACTTACTCAGCCCAGGTGAAGAAGATACCGGTCGCACCACGGCAGAGATAATCCAGGATGAAATAAAAGACAGCGCACGCTGTCAGCATCTGGCCGAACAATTCGGTATCACCGCCCTCCTGGACAGACGTTTTAAATATCTTTCAACCGGCGAGACGCGAAAAACGCTGCTGTGTCAGGCGCTGATGAGCGAGCCTGAACTGCTGATCCTGGATGAACCCTTCGACGGGCTGGATGTGCAATCCCGTGCCCAGCTGGCAGCCCTGCTGGAAAAGCTCAATCAGCAAGGTTACACCCTGGTTCTGGTGCTTAACCGCTTTGATGAAATCCCGGATTTTGTGCAGCATGCTGGTGTCTTAGCCGACTGTAGCCTGATCGAAACCGGTGAAAAAGTCGCATTACTGGAGCAGGCACTGATTGCGCAGCTGGCGCACAGTGAAAAGCTGGACGGCATTTCGCTTCCGGAGCCCGACGCCCCTTCTGCCCGCCACGGCTTAGATCCCCACCAGCCGCGCATTGTGTTACATAACGGTGTGGTTTCTTATAACGATCGCCCTATCCTTAACCAGCTGAGCTGGACGGTAAACCCAGGCGATCACTGGCAGATTACTGGCCCTAACGGAGCGGGGAAATCGACGCTGCTGAGCCTGATAACCGGCGATCATCCGCAGGGTTACAGTAACGATCTCACCCTGTTTGGCCGTCGTCGCGGAAGCGGCGAAACCATCTGGGACATCAAAAAGCATATTGGCTACGTTAGTAGTAGTTTGCATCTGGACTACCGTGTCAGTACCACGGTGCGTAACGTCATTTTGTCGGGGTTCTTCGATTCCATCGGCATTTATCAGGCGGTTTCGGACAAACAGCACAAGCTGGCGCAACAGTGGCTGGATATTCTGGGTATGGATAACCGGGTCGCTGACGCGCCGTTTCATAGCCTGTCGTGGGGGCAGCAGCGGCTGGCGCTTATCGTCCGTGCGCTGGTGAAACACCCAACTTTGTTGATTCTCGACGAACCGCTCCAGGGGCTTGATCCGCTCAATCGCCAGTTGATTAGACGCTTTGTGGATGTACTGATCGGGGAAGGTGAAACCCAGCTGTTGTTTGTTTCACATCACGCCGAAGATGCCCCTTCCTGCATTACCCACCGCCTGGAATTCATCCCGGATGGTGAGTGCTATCGCTATCTCCTGAGCAAAATCGATTAA
- the pgl gene encoding 6-phosphogluconolactonase: MKQTVYTASPESQQIHVWRLNAEGSLTLVQVVDVPGQVQPMVVSPDKRFLYVGVRPEFRVLAYRIAPDDGALTFTAEAPLPGSPTHISTDHKGNFVFSGSYNSGCVSVTRLEDGIPVETVDVVEGLEGCHSANITPDNRTLWVPALKQDRICLFTLSDDGHLVTQNPAEVTTVEGAGPRHMVFHPNQQYAYVVNELNSSVDVWELKDPNGEIECVQTLDMMPSDFSDTRWAADIHITPDGRHLYACDRTSSLITVFSISEDGSVLAIEGFQPTETQPRGFNIDHSGKYLIAAGQKSHHIALYEIKGEQGLLEEKGRYAVGQGPMWVVVNAH; the protein is encoded by the coding sequence ATGAAACAAACCGTTTATACCGCCAGTCCTGAAAGCCAGCAGATCCATGTCTGGCGTTTGAATGCAGAAGGTTCACTCACGCTGGTTCAGGTTGTTGATGTTCCCGGACAAGTTCAGCCGATGGTCGTCAGCCCGGATAAACGTTTTCTCTATGTTGGCGTGCGCCCTGAATTTCGCGTACTGGCTTACCGCATCGCCCCGGATGATGGCGCACTGACCTTCACCGCCGAAGCTCCGCTGCCGGGTAGCCCAACCCATATTTCGACCGATCACAAAGGCAACTTCGTGTTCAGCGGCTCCTATAACTCCGGCTGCGTCAGCGTGACGCGTCTGGAAGATGGCATCCCGGTTGAAACTGTCGATGTGGTCGAAGGGCTGGAAGGGTGCCACTCTGCCAATATCACCCCGGACAACCGCACGCTGTGGGTTCCTGCGCTGAAGCAGGATCGCATTTGCTTGTTTACCCTGAGTGACGATGGTCACCTGGTTACGCAAAACCCGGCTGAAGTGACGACCGTTGAGGGCGCAGGCCCACGCCACATGGTGTTCCATCCCAATCAGCAGTACGCCTATGTGGTGAACGAGCTGAACAGTTCTGTGGATGTGTGGGAACTGAAAGATCCAAACGGCGAGATTGAGTGCGTACAGACACTGGATATGATGCCGTCAGACTTCTCCGACACTCGCTGGGCTGCGGATATCCACATTACACCGGATGGCCGTCATCTCTACGCCTGTGACCGCACCTCAAGCCTGATTACCGTGTTCAGCATCTCTGAAGACGGCAGCGTGCTGGCGATTGAAGGCTTCCAGCCAACGGAAACCCAGCCACGCGGTTTTAATATCGACCACAGCGGGAAATACCTGATTGCGGCGGGACAAAAATCCCATCACATTGCGCTGTATGAAATCAAAGGTGAGCAGGGCTTGCTGGAAGAGAAGGGGCGTTATGCCGTAGGCCAGGGGCCAATGTGGGTTGTCGTTAACGCACACTAA
- the hutI gene encoding imidazolonepropionase: protein MQQLHPDDVIWRNARLATMDPDHPAPYGLTEHSALVVRGRTILAVIPEADIPHGHANSKDLAGRLVTPGLIDCHTHLVFGGDRAAEWEQRLNGVSYQTISAQGGGINATVTATRNSTPEALLKLAQQRLQRLMNEGVTTLEIKSGYGLNAEAEEKMLQVARQLGHKNPVEISPTLLAAHAVPAEYRHDPDAYLTLVCEQIMPALWQKGLFESVDVFCENVGFTPAQTERVFQAALALGIPVKGHVEQLSNLGGAALVSRYQGLSADHIEYLDEAGVQAMAESGTVAVLLPGAFYFLQERQRPPVEQLRKQGVVMAVATDYNPGTSPFASLHLAMNMACVQFGLTPEEAWAGVTRHAAHALGRGATHGQLKAGFVADFIVWDAKHPVEMVYEPGRNPLYQRIFRGEAV from the coding sequence ATGCAGCAGCTTCATCCCGACGATGTTATCTGGCGTAATGCGCGACTGGCGACAATGGATCCCGACCATCCCGCCCCTTATGGACTGACTGAACACTCTGCGCTGGTGGTCCGCGGCCGGACGATCCTGGCCGTGATCCCCGAAGCAGACATCCCTCACGGGCACGCTAACAGCAAGGATTTAGCGGGAAGGCTGGTTACGCCGGGGCTTATCGACTGCCATACCCATCTGGTATTTGGCGGCGATCGCGCGGCGGAATGGGAGCAGCGGTTAAACGGTGTCTCTTATCAGACCATAAGCGCACAGGGCGGCGGGATTAACGCCACCGTGACCGCAACCCGCAACAGCACCCCGGAAGCGTTACTGAAGCTTGCTCAGCAGCGCCTGCAACGGCTGATGAATGAAGGCGTGACAACCCTTGAAATCAAGTCAGGATACGGTCTGAATGCCGAAGCCGAAGAGAAAATGTTGCAGGTGGCGCGCCAGCTCGGCCATAAAAATCCGGTGGAAATTAGCCCGACGCTGCTTGCGGCTCATGCGGTGCCCGCAGAATACCGGCATGACCCGGATGCCTATCTCACGCTGGTGTGCGAGCAGATAATGCCTGCCCTGTGGCAAAAAGGGTTGTTCGAATCGGTAGACGTTTTTTGTGAAAACGTCGGATTCACCCCAGCGCAAACCGAGCGGGTATTCCAGGCCGCGCTCGCGCTGGGTATTCCGGTGAAAGGGCATGTCGAGCAGCTTTCTAATCTTGGCGGCGCGGCGTTGGTCAGCCGTTACCAGGGGCTTTCCGCCGATCATATTGAATATCTTGATGAGGCCGGGGTTCAGGCGATGGCAGAAAGCGGCACTGTTGCAGTACTGCTACCCGGTGCTTTCTATTTCCTCCAGGAGCGCCAGCGCCCGCCGGTTGAACAGCTCAGAAAACAGGGTGTTGTTATGGCGGTCGCCACCGACTACAACCCCGGGACCAGCCCGTTTGCCAGCCTGCATCTGGCGATGAATATGGCCTGTGTCCAGTTTGGCCTGACCCCCGAAGAAGCCTGGGCTGGTGTGACGCGACATGCCGCACACGCGCTCGGACGTGGTGCAACTCACGGGCAGTTAAAGGCAGGTTTTGTGGCTGACTTTATCGTCTGGGATGCTAAGCACCCTGTAGAAATGGTGTATGAACCCGGGCGTAACCCGCTGTATCAACGTATCTTTCGTGGGGAGGCAGTATGA
- the modE gene encoding molybdenum-dependent transcriptional regulator, whose translation MQAEILLTLRLQQKLFADPRRIALLKQIEQTGSISQGAKNAGISYKSAWDAINEMNTLSEQTLVDRATGGKGGGGAVLTRYGQRLIQLYDLLAQIQQKAFDVLSDDDNVPLDSLLAAISRFSLQTSARNQWFGTVTARDNSQVQQHIEILLADGATRLKAAITAQSGERLGLDEGKEVLVLLKAPWVSITRDPDLAKHADNQLHGAISHIERGEEQCEVLMTLPDGQILCATVPVIDADELEEGAVVTAYFNADRVIIATLC comes from the coding sequence ATGCAGGCCGAAATTCTCCTCACCCTACGACTTCAGCAGAAGCTTTTCGCCGATCCGCGACGTATCGCCCTGCTTAAACAAATAGAGCAAACTGGCTCAATTAGCCAGGGGGCAAAAAACGCGGGTATCAGCTACAAAAGCGCCTGGGATGCCATCAATGAGATGAACACCCTGAGTGAGCAGACACTGGTCGACAGAGCGACTGGCGGTAAGGGCGGTGGCGGAGCAGTACTGACCCGCTACGGTCAACGTCTGATCCAGCTTTACGATCTGCTGGCACAGATACAGCAAAAAGCTTTCGATGTTTTAAGTGACGACGACAACGTTCCGCTGGACAGCCTGTTGGCCGCCATTTCCCGTTTCTCGCTCCAGACCAGTGCCCGCAACCAGTGGTTTGGTACCGTAACGGCAAGAGACAACTCGCAGGTGCAGCAGCATATCGAGATCCTGCTGGCTGACGGCGCTACGCGTCTGAAAGCGGCCATCACCGCGCAAAGCGGAGAGCGTCTCGGGCTAGATGAAGGCAAAGAAGTTCTGGTGTTATTGAAAGCTCCCTGGGTCAGCATCACGCGCGACCCTGACCTGGCAAAACACGCCGATAACCAACTGCACGGCGCAATCAGCCACATTGAACGCGGCGAGGAGCAGTGTGAGGTGCTCATGACGTTACCGGATGGGCAAATTCTGTGTGCCACGGTGCCGGTCATCGACGCGGATGAGTTAGAGGAAGGTGCTGTCGTCACCGCATATTTCAACGCAGACCGGGTGATTATCGCCACATTATGCTAA
- a CDS encoding putative acyl-CoA thioester hydrolase: MNISRISRLALALAFGVTLSACSSTPPDQQPSEQVAPGTASRPVLSADEAKNFSQARYFTAMDPNGAPWSPSSINLPKQPDFVVGPAGTQGVTHTSIQAAVDAAITKHSASRQYIAILPGEYEGTVYVPAAPGSITLYGTGEKAIDAKIGLAIDSEIDSNTWRRLVNPAGKYMPGKPAWYMFDNCQSKRTATVGMMCSAVFWSQNNGLQLQNLTIQNTLGDSVDAGTHQAVALRSDGDQVQINNVNILGRQNTFFVTNSGVQNTIVNNRLTRTLVTNSYVEGDVDLVSGRGAVVFNNTEFRVVNSRTQQEGYVFAPATQSSLFYGFLAVNSRFTASGNGVAQLGRSLDVDSATNGQVVIRDSVINEGFNTAKPWADAAVSKRPFSGNTGAVDDKGNVQRNLNDANFNRMWEYNNRGLGSKVVAEPKQ; this comes from the coding sequence TTGAACATTTCCAGGATTTCCCGTCTGGCGTTAGCACTTGCCTTTGGCGTGACATTATCCGCATGTAGCTCAACCCCACCGGACCAGCAGCCTTCTGAGCAGGTTGCACCGGGCACCGCATCTCGTCCGGTACTGTCTGCTGATGAAGCGAAAAACTTCAGCCAGGCGCGTTACTTCACGGCAATGGACCCAAATGGGGCACCGTGGAGCCCGTCTTCAATCAACCTGCCTAAGCAGCCTGATTTTGTTGTCGGCCCGGCAGGTACGCAGGGTGTCACGCATACCTCTATTCAGGCAGCAGTTGACGCAGCAATCACCAAACACAGCGCATCCCGCCAGTACATCGCGATCCTGCCAGGCGAATACGAAGGCACCGTTTATGTGCCTGCCGCGCCAGGCAGCATTACCCTGTACGGTACGGGTGAAAAAGCCATCGACGCGAAAATTGGTCTGGCGATTGACTCCGAAATCGACAGCAACACCTGGCGTCGTCTGGTGAACCCGGCCGGGAAATATATGCCGGGCAAACCTGCGTGGTATATGTTCGATAACTGCCAGAGCAAACGTACCGCGACCGTGGGTATGATGTGCTCTGCGGTATTCTGGTCGCAGAACAACGGCCTTCAGTTGCAGAACCTGACCATTCAAAACACCCTGGGTGATAGCGTGGATGCTGGTACTCATCAGGCGGTTGCACTGCGCAGTGATGGCGATCAGGTTCAGATTAATAACGTGAACATTCTGGGTCGTCAGAACACCTTCTTCGTGACCAACAGCGGTGTACAGAACACGATTGTGAATAACCGTCTGACCCGTACTCTGGTCACCAACAGCTACGTTGAAGGCGATGTAGACCTCGTTTCTGGTCGTGGCGCCGTGGTGTTTAATAACACTGAATTCCGCGTAGTGAACTCCCGTACACAGCAGGAAGGTTATGTGTTCGCGCCGGCAACACAGTCCAGCCTGTTCTACGGCTTCCTGGCGGTGAACAGCCGCTTCACCGCGTCCGGTAATGGCGTTGCGCAGTTGGGTCGCTCTCTGGATGTGGACTCTGCCACCAACGGCCAGGTTGTTATCCGCGACAGCGTGATCAACGAAGGTTTCAACACGGCAAAACCGTGGGCAGACGCCGCAGTGTCTAAACGTCCATTCTCCGGCAACACCGGTGCTGTGGATGATAAAGGCAACGTGCAGCGCAACCTGAACGACGCTAACTTCAACCGCATGTGGGAATACAACAACCGCGGTCTGGGTAGCAAAGTGGTTGCAGAGCCGAAGCAGTAA
- the galE gene encoding UDP-glucose 4-epimerase GalE, whose translation MRVLVTGGSGYIGSHTCVQLLQNGHDVIILDNLCNSKRSVLPVIERLGGKQPTFVEGDIRNEALMTEILHDHAIETVIHFAGLKAVGESVAKPLEYYDNNVNGTLCLISAMRAANVKNFIFSSSATVYGDQPKIPYAESFPTGTPQSPYGKSKLMVEQILTDLQKAQPDWSIALLRYFNPVGAHPSGDMGEDPQGIPNNLMPYIAQVAVGRRDSLAIFGNDYPTEDGTGVRDYIHVMDLADGHVAAMQQLADKPGVHIYNLGAGVGSSVLDVVNAFSKACGKPVNYHFAPRRDGDLPAYWADATKADKELNWRVTRTLDEMAQDTWHWQSRHPQGYPN comes from the coding sequence ATGCGAGTTCTGGTAACAGGTGGTAGCGGTTACATCGGTAGTCATACCTGCGTGCAGCTGCTGCAAAACGGTCATGATGTCATCATCCTCGACAACCTGTGCAATAGTAAGCGCAGTGTGCTGCCTGTGATTGAACGTCTTGGCGGCAAACAACCTACCTTCGTCGAAGGCGATATTCGCAACGAAGCGTTGATGACTGAAATCCTTCACGACCACGCCATTGAAACCGTGATTCACTTCGCGGGTCTGAAAGCAGTTGGCGAATCGGTCGCAAAACCGCTTGAGTATTACGACAACAACGTCAACGGTACGCTGTGCTTAATTTCAGCCATGCGCGCGGCAAACGTTAAAAACTTTATCTTCAGCTCGTCAGCTACCGTATATGGCGATCAGCCAAAAATCCCTTATGCCGAAAGCTTCCCTACCGGTACGCCGCAAAGCCCGTATGGCAAAAGCAAGCTGATGGTGGAACAGATCCTGACCGACCTGCAAAAAGCACAGCCTGACTGGAGCATCGCCCTGCTGCGTTACTTCAACCCGGTTGGCGCGCATCCATCAGGCGATATGGGTGAAGACCCACAGGGCATTCCAAATAACCTGATGCCGTATATCGCGCAGGTGGCCGTTGGCCGTCGCGATTCACTGGCGATTTTTGGTAACGATTATCCAACCGAAGATGGCACCGGCGTGCGTGACTATATTCATGTCATGGACCTGGCCGATGGTCACGTTGCGGCGATGCAGCAGTTGGCAGACAAACCGGGTGTGCATATTTACAACCTTGGCGCGGGTGTCGGAAGCAGCGTGCTGGATGTGGTTAATGCCTTCAGCAAAGCGTGTGGCAAACCGGTGAATTATCACTTCGCCCCCCGCCGCGATGGCGACCTTCCGGCTTACTGGGCTGACGCAACCAAAGCCGATAAAGAGCTTAACTGGCGTGTAACGCGCACGCTCGATGAAATGGCACAGGATACCTGGCACTGGCAGTCACGCCATCCGCAGGGCTATCCGAATTAA
- a CDS encoding pyridoxal phosphatase has product MTSRVIALDLDGTLLTPQKTLLPSSLDALKRAKEAGYQLLIVTGRHHVAIHPFYQALALDTPAICCNGTYLYDYQAKKVLESDPLPVPQALQLIDLLDEHNIHGLMYVDNAMVYERPTGHVIRTSNWALSLPEAQRPVFTQVASLRQAAADVDAIWKFALTDEDTTKLNGFAKHVEQTLGLECEWSWHDQVDIARKGNSKGKRLTQYVESQGWSMQNVIAFGDNYNDISMLEAAGTGVAMGNADDAIKARANVVIGDNTTDSIAQYIYTHLL; this is encoded by the coding sequence ATGACCTCGCGTGTGATTGCACTGGATTTAGACGGTACACTGCTTACCCCTCAAAAAACCCTGCTGCCCTCTTCTCTCGATGCGCTAAAGCGTGCAAAAGAAGCGGGATATCAACTCCTGATCGTAACGGGTCGACATCACGTTGCCATTCATCCTTTTTATCAGGCACTGGCGTTAGATACACCTGCAATTTGTTGTAATGGCACTTATTTGTATGATTATCAGGCAAAAAAGGTTCTGGAGTCTGATCCACTGCCTGTTCCTCAGGCGCTGCAATTGATTGATCTGCTGGATGAACACAACATTCATGGCCTGATGTATGTAGATAACGCGATGGTGTATGAACGCCCAACAGGCCACGTTATCCGTACCAGCAACTGGGCGTTATCGTTGCCTGAAGCACAGCGTCCGGTCTTTACTCAGGTTGCCTCTTTGCGCCAGGCGGCTGCGGATGTTGACGCTATCTGGAAATTCGCCCTGACGGACGAAGACACCACCAAACTGAACGGCTTTGCAAAACACGTCGAGCAGACGCTCGGTCTGGAATGCGAATGGTCATGGCACGATCAGGTGGATATTGCCCGCAAAGGCAACAGCAAAGGCAAACGTCTGACGCAGTATGTGGAGTCTCAGGGCTGGTCAATGCAGAACGTGATTGCTTTTGGCGACAACTATAACGACATCAGTATGCTGGAAGCCGCAGGCACTGGCGTGGCGATGGGCAATGCCGATGACGCCATTAAAGCGCGCGCCAACGTGGTAATTGGCGACAACACCACCGACAGCATTGCGCAGTATATCTATACCCACCTGCTGTGA
- the modA gene encoding molybdate ABC transporter substrate-binding protein has translation MARTWLRLFAGATLTLSLAGHALAEEGKITVFAAASLTNAMQDIAAEYKKEKNVEVVSSFASSSTLARQIEAGAPADLFISADQKWMDYAAEKKSIDTATRATLLGNSLVVVAPKASVQAEIAINKETDWTRLLNGGRLAVGDPEHVPAGIYAKEALQKLGAWETLSPKLAPAEDVRGALALVERNEAPLGIVYGSDAVVSKGVKVVGTFPEDSHKKVEYPVAVVDGHKNATVSAFYDYLKGPQASAIFKRYGFTTH, from the coding sequence ATGGCACGTACATGGTTACGCCTTTTTGCAGGGGCAACACTGACACTTTCTCTGGCAGGTCACGCACTGGCTGAAGAAGGTAAAATCACGGTCTTTGCAGCGGCGTCTCTGACTAACGCGATGCAGGATATTGCGGCGGAATACAAAAAAGAGAAGAACGTTGAGGTTGTCTCCTCTTTTGCATCCTCTTCTACACTGGCGCGCCAGATTGAAGCCGGTGCACCTGCCGATCTGTTCATTTCTGCTGACCAGAAATGGATGGACTACGCGGCAGAGAAAAAATCTATCGATACGGCAACCCGTGCAACTTTGCTGGGTAACAGCCTGGTTGTTGTGGCACCAAAGGCCAGCGTGCAGGCTGAAATCGCCATCAACAAAGAGACCGACTGGACTCGCCTTCTGAACGGTGGCCGTCTGGCGGTGGGCGATCCTGAGCACGTACCTGCGGGTATTTATGCCAAAGAAGCCCTGCAAAAACTGGGCGCGTGGGAGACGTTATCCCCTAAACTGGCACCGGCGGAAGACGTGCGCGGCGCACTGGCGCTGGTGGAACGCAACGAAGCACCGCTGGGTATTGTTTACGGCTCTGATGCTGTGGTCAGTAAAGGTGTAAAAGTGGTTGGTACGTTCCCGGAAGATTCCCACAAGAAAGTGGAATATCCTGTTGCTGTGGTTGATGGACATAAAAATGCGACAGTCAGCGCCTTCTACGACTACCTGAAGGGCCCGCAGGCGTCTGCAATCTTTAAACGTTACGGATTTACGACTCACTAA